From the Salarias fasciatus chromosome 16, fSalaFa1.1, whole genome shotgun sequence genome, one window contains:
- the steap3 gene encoding metalloreductase STEAP3, which yields MQIALIDSSGPEPVPLNTTGPLIGIIGSGDYSRSLALRLVLSGYRVMVGSRCPDRVVSSLFPDGVEICSQAEMAAAVDGMVFVAVYPEYYPTLTGLREQLAGKVLIDVSNAAQLRAEGQSNAERLAEIFPRSKVVKAFNVVSAWALQAGAQDGSRQVLVCSDHQDSKSSVLQLARQLGFIPVDQGGLRASKQIEEAPLILFPSWGGPILTTFLIFLFFYFYIFLRSVLLPYLDHGANTFSQLPLIIVNQTLPVVALVTLALVYLPGLLAAVLQLYRETKYQRFPGWLDRWLCSRKQLGLLSFLAALLHAIYSMCLTLRKAAHYNLLNEAYQQVHAGLEDSRVESQVWRSDLYLTCGILGFGVLALLAITSLPSVGNTLNWREFTFVQSGLGYAALTLSTMHTLFFGWNFAFLPRSYPYHMPPVFLLALILPCVVLTGRFLLALPCFSLKLTMIRRGWESPSKLCEAEAAQNFDNV from the exons ATGCAGATTGCTCTGATCGACAGTTCTGGTCCGGAGCCCGTGCCTCTGAACACAACGGGTCCGCTCATTGGGATCATCGGCTCAGGAGACTACTCCCGCTCGCTGGCGCTCCGCCTGGTGCTGTCGGGGTACCGGGTGATGGTGGGCAGCCGCTGCCCCGATCGCGTGGTCAGCAGTCTGTTCCCCGACGGGGTGGAGATCTGCTCGCAGGCGGAGATGGCGGCCGCCGTGGACGGGATGGTCTTTGTGGCGGTGTATCCGGAGTACTACCCCACCCTGACGGGGCTGAGGGAGCAGCTGGCCGGGAAGGTGCTGATCGACGTGAGCAATGCCGCCCAGCTGAGGGCGGAAGGCCAGTCCAACGCCGAGAGGCTGGCAGAGATCTTCCCTCGGAGCAAGGTGGTGAAGGCTTTCAACGTGGTGTCAGCCTGGGCCCTGCAGGCCGGAGCCCAGGACGGCAGCAGACAG gtcctggtctgcAGCGACCATCAGGACTCCAAGTCCTCGGTCCTGCAGCTGGCCCGGCAGCTGGGCTTCATCCCCGTGGACCAGGGTGGTCTGCGCGCCTCTAAACAGATAGAGGAGGCTCCTCTCATCCTCTTCCCGTCATGGGGGGGCCCCATCTTAACCaccttcctcatcttcctcttcttctacTTCTACATCTTCCTGAGGAGCGTCCTGCTGCCGTACCTGGATCACGGAGCCAACACCTTCAGCCAGCTGCCTCTGATCATCGTCAACCAGACGCTGCCCGTCGTGGCGCTGGTGACGCTGGCTCTGGTTTATTTACCTG gCCTGCTggccgctgtgctgcagctctaCAGAGAAACCAAGTACCAGAGGTTTCCAGGCTGGCTGGATCGCtggctgtgcagcaggaagcagctgggGCTGCTCAGCTTCCTGGCCGCTCTGCTGCACGCCATCTATAGCATGTGTCTGACGCTGAGGAAGGCAGCGCACTACAACCTCCTGAACGAAGCCTACCAGCAG gtgcACGCCGGCTTGGAAGACTCGAGGGTGGAGTCGCAGGTGTGGAGGTCTGACCTGTACCTGACCTGTGGGATTCTCGGATTCGGAGTCCTCGCCCTGCTGGCCATCACCTCCCTGCCGTCTGTGGGAAACACCCTCAACTGGAGGGAGTTCACCTTCGTTCAG tCCGGCCTGGGTTACGCTGCCCTGACGCTCTCCACTATGCACACCCTGTTCTTCGGCTGGAACTTCGCCTTCCTCCCACGTTCCTACCCCTACCACATGCCCCCGGTGTTCCTGCTGGCCCTCATACTGCCCTGCGTGGTCCTGACCGGACGCTTCCTCCTGGCTCTGCCCTGCTTCTCGTTGAAGCTGACAATGATCCGCCGAGGCTGGGAGAGCCCAAGCAAGCTCTGTGAGGCCGAGGCAGCTCAAAACTTCGATAACGTGTAG
- the c16h2orf76 gene encoding UPF0538 protein C2orf76 homolog: MSAPVVVTVRLIRSFEHRNFKPLVYPEVSLDQRVQDFIQMVREDVETRSGLPPPFRKHSYDTMKIIHHAHGAKTNELVMSLDDDEKLILRSDQTLRAAGVASETEVAFFRKEDYEAYKANPRTSW; this comes from the exons ATGTCGGCTCCGGTGGTGGTCACTGTGCGGCTCATCCGATCCTTCGAGCACCGCAACTTCAAACCTCTGGTGTACCCGGAGGTGAGTCTCGACCAGCGGGTACAGGACTTCATCCAGATGGTGCGAGAGG ATGTTGAGACGAGATCAGGACTTCCTCCTCCATTTAGGAAACACAGCTATG ACACGATGAAAATCATCCACCATGCTCACGGAGCAAAG ACAAATGAGCTGGTGATGAGTTTGGACGACGACGAGAAGCTCATTCTGCGAAGTGACCAGACCCTCAGAGCTGCCGGAGTCG CTTCAGAAACCGAAGTGGCTTTCTTCAGGAAAGAAGACTACGAAGCGTACAAAGCAAACCCCCGCACCTCCTGGTGA
- the nup107 gene encoding nuclear pore complex protein Nup107, giving the protein MERDLSDLPSPVVRDDEVTVAARRRRKKVAFPSPGSGRPTVAMATPARSLRNTPASLYRQAVTPRIQDVSSILAPGGRTPRFVHTPRNTLGSLNLDDSDWTTSPVSGLENTSFFRDDTTNLSSALLKEDDPGESSAASLFPEFLGSFLKHSSSAVFDLLEDYQALCQDKVDVLQSVVLRAGQSSRTAGVCWLLQQENSTWRLVASLYRDRVQSALEDDLMVDAVVPSESEKVVVEQLFQRDSVIRQSQLVVDWLESIAKDQIGNFSDNIEYYAKNVCWENTLNALMMRRKSGTTFTVPLVTELDPDAPLRQQRPLADLDREDDARLLKNLFTLIRAGMIDEAQRLCKRCGQSWRAATLEGWKLYHDPNMTSGSLELQPVEGNPQRGIWKVCCWRMAEEEQLNRYERAIYGSLSGNLKPLLAVCESWEDSVWAYFRVMVDSLVEKELMSSGMAHQEVETLPREYLEANWTMETVFEELQASESKKVLEEAKEHYHVIQRFVVLGDLDGLLEEFSDWLTDSKPLPSHLLRFMTHLVLFFRSLGLALKEEVCVDVVKAYVSLLIRDQQTDLVASYVGQLPSELATAQYAAFLETVSQPELRPHCLQLATEAGLDVSAITKLVVETVRERDESQFMHHSQTLETGTTKEDQGKIDIIDWLLFDPAHRAEALKQSNAIMRKFLALQKHDAAKAVFSKVPEDSMRAIYCQWSSVGQTAPLPAEDENAIREHLCIRAYLEAHEAFTDWFSHSSSAPQKPAPVSEAKFTERVANEMREKEYQTALSAWSSRLDALTEDVKERIYNVLLFVDGGWMVDSRQDCEQDCERSFQMKSLRSLCLPRLSFLLLSVLQSSSRHQEALRLADILSSDQHHLYQVFSKDELRRLLQKLRESSVALLDRGLDPLGYELQP; this is encoded by the exons ATGGAACg ggaTCTCAGTGACCTGCCGTCTCCGGTGGTCCGAGATGATGAGGTGACAGTGGCGGCGCgccggaggaggaagaaagtggCCT TCCCGTCACCTGGCAGCGGCAGACCCActgtcgccatggcaaccccTGCCCGATCCCTGAGAAATACCCCCGCCTCACTATACAGACAGGccg TAACTCCACGGATTCAGGATGTTTCCTCCATTTTGGCTCCAGGAGGTCGAACACCTCGATTCGTTCACACACCCAGAAACACACTTGGCAGTttg AACTTGGATGACAGTGACTGGACCACATCTCCTGTTTCCGGTTTGGAGAACACCAGCTTCTTCCGCGACGACACAACCAACCTGAGCTCAGCCCTGCTGAAGGAGGACGACCCAGGAGAGTCCT CCGCCGCCAGTCTTTTCCCAGAATTCCTTGGGTCCTTCCTGAAGCACTCGTCATCTGCAGTGTTTGACCTGCTGGAGGATTATCAGGCTCTCTGTCAAGACAAG GTGGACGTTCTCCAGTCGGTGGTTCTCAGAGCCGGTCAGAGCAGTCGAACCGCTGGAGTTTGTTGGCttctgcagcaggagaacagcacCTGGAGACTCGTCGCCTCCCTCTACAG GGACCGGGTCCAGTCGGCGCTGGAGGACGACCTCATGGTGGACGCGGTG gttcccAGTGAGAGCGagaaggtggtggtggagcagcTTTTCCAGAGGGACTCCGTTATCCGACAGAGTCAG CTGGTTGTTGATTGGCTGGAGAGCATCGCCAAGGACCAGATTGGGAATTTCTCTGACAATATCGAGTACTACGCCAAAAACGTGTGCTG ggagaaCACACTCAACGCactgatgatgaggaggaagagcggcaCCACCTTCACCGTTCCTCTGGTCACTGAGCTG GACCCAGACGCTCctctcagacagcagcggcCTCTCGCTGACCTGGACCGAGAGGACGACGCCCGGCTGCTGAAGAACCTGTTCACGCTGATCCGAGCCGGGATGATCGACGAG gctcaGAGGCTGTGCAAACGCTGTGGTCAGTCCTGGAGAGCAGCCACTCTGGAAGGATGGAAACTGTACCATGACCCCAACATGACCTCAG gaagcctggagctgcagccagtGGAAGGAAACCCTCAGAGGGGCATCTGGAaggtctgctgctggaggatggctgaggag GAGCAGCTCAACAGATACGAGAGAGCCATCTACGGCAGCCTCAGCGGAAACCTCAAACCG ctgctgGCAGTGTGTGAGTCGTGGGAGGACAGTGTGTGGGCGTACTTCAGAGTGATGGTGGACTCTCTGGTGGAGAAGGAGCTGATGTCTTCAGGGATGGCTCACCAGGAGGTGGAGACGCTGCCTCGAGAATACCTGGAGGCAAA TTGGACCATGGAGACGGTGTTTGAGGAGCTCCAGGCTTCAGAGTCGAAG AAAGTGTTAGAGGAGGCCAAGGAGCATTACCACGTCATCCAGAGGTTTGTCGTCCTGGGAGATCTCGATG GTTTGTTGGAGGagttttctgattggctgacggaCTCtaagcccctcccctcccacctGCTGCGTTTCATGACCCACCTGGTGCTGTTCTTCCGCTCTCTGGGCTTGGCGCTGAAG gaggaggtgtgtgtggacgtgGTGAAGGCCTACGTCTCCCTGCTGATCcgggaccagcagactgacctcGTGGCGAGCTACGTGGGCCAGCTCCCCTCGGAGCTCGCCACCGCTCAGTATGCCGCCTTCTTGGAGACCGTCAGTCAGCCGGAGCTCCGCCCACACTGCCTGCAGCTCGCCACCGAAGCCG GCTTGGATGTTTCTGCCATCACTAAGCTGGTGGTGGAGACGGTgcgagagagagacgagagCCAGTTCATGCACCACAGCCAGACGCTGGAAACAGGAACCACAAAG gaggaccaggggaagATCGACATCATCGACTGGCTGCTGTTTGACCCCGCCCACCGAGCCGAGGCCCTGAAGCAGTCCAACGCCATCATGAGGAAGTTTCTGG ctctgCAGAAACACGACGCAGCCAAGGCGGTTTTCTCTAAAGTCCCCGAGGACTCCATGAGGGCGATTTACTGCCAGTGGTCCAGCGTGGGGCAGACCGCCCCCCTGCCTGCGGAGGACGAGAACGCCATCAGGGAGCACCTGTGCATCAGAGCCTACCTg GAAGCCCACGAGGCGTTCACTGACTGGTTcagccacagcagctctgctcctcaAAAACCGGCGCCGGTCTCTGAGGCCAAATTCACTGAGCGGGTGGCCAATGAGATGAGAGAGAAGGAGTACCAG ACGGCGCTGTCGGCCTGGTCGTCCCGCCTGGACGCCCTGACCGAAGACGTGAAGGAGCGGATCTACAACGTGCTGCTGTTCGTGGACGGAGGCTGGATGGTGGACAGCAGACAG gactgTGAGCAAGACTGCGAGCGCAGCTTCCAGATGAAGTCGCTGCGCTCTCTGTGTCTGCCTCGactcagcttcctgctgctcagcgtgctgcagagctccagccGCCACCAGGAGGCGCTGCGACTGGCCGACATCCTGTCTTCAGACCAGCACCACCTCTACCAG GTCTTCTCTAAAGACGAGCTGAGGCGACTCCTGCAGAAGTTGAGGGAATCATCTGTGGCTCTGCTGGACCGAGGCCTCGACCCGCTGGGATACGAGTTGcagccatga
- the LOC115402807 gene encoding uncharacterized protein LOC115402807 isoform X2 — protein MADSGHPAGSGKVPIPALPPAASSKKSRVVKTLAQKKEYKKEEDRARNRTRINVGTAFERWRTLRDLNGFKSDAELATFLLERGNISSPAATVTSVQALRDFINDRLSAAAGEIFTVFEQTIAQYEEEISRQRRLLEISYKPPIKLRRTESPQQHIGNQKTSSSLEGEQREPPHIKEEEEEEEIMAVTVTDGEMDNSLDSINGSRLETSNPAPDSRCGHFFWKRHFLRTFKEQYVTLPLHLRQHGQQSSHSNATVRMSSVLNQEQNTAENRTNQNLHRSKRKKKNQNCCSVKRSRRNQNLHRSKRKKKNQNCCSVKRNRRNQNLHRSGSRRNLVAAKMESS, from the exons ATGGCGGACAGCGGCCATCCAGCGGGCAGCGGCAAGGTGCCAATTCCCGCTTTACCCCCGGCAGCTTCCAGCAAGAAGTCACGGGTCGTAAAAACGCTAGCCCAAAAGAAAGAATACAAGAAGGAGGAGGACCGCGCACGAAACAGAACAAGAATAAATGTCGGCACTGCGTTCGAGAGGTGGAGGACCCTTCGGGATCTGAATGGCTTCAAATCCGATGCAGAACTCGCCACATTTCTGTTGGAAAG gggaaatatttcatctcctgcagcgACGGTGACTTCAGTCCAGGCCTTGAGAGACTTTATCAACGACAGACTATCTGCTGccgctggagaaatattcaccgtgtttgaaCAAACCATCGCccagtacgaggaggagatttcTCGTCAGCGCAGATTGTTGGAAATCAGCTACAAACCTCCAATCAAATTGCGAAGAACAG agAGTCCGCAGCAACACATTGGTAACCAGAAGACGAGCTCCAGTCTGGAGGGGGAGCAACGCGAacctccacacattaaagaggaggaggaagaggaggagatcatGGCAGTGACCGTGACTGATGGTGAAATGGACAATTCCCTTGACTCT ATTAACGGAAGTCGACTCGAAACCTCAAACCCAGCTCCAGACAGCAG GTGTGGACATTTTTTTTGGAAGAGACATTTCCTGAGAACGTTTAAAGAGCAGTACGTCACATTACCGCTACATCTCAGGCAGCATGGTCAACAG AGCTCCCACAGCAACGCGACTGTACGGATGAGCAGCGTTTTAAACCAAGAACAAAATACTGCCGAGAACAGGacgaaccagaacctccacagatcaaagaggaagaagaagaaccagaactgcTGCAGtgtaaagaggagcaggaggaaccagaacctccacagatcaaagaggaagaagaagaatcagaaCTGCTGCAGTGTaaagaggaacaggaggaaccagaacctccacagatcggGGAGCAGGAGGAATTTGGTAGCAGCCAAGATGGAGAGCAGCTGA
- the LOC115402807 gene encoding uncharacterized protein LOC115402807 isoform X3 produces MADSGHPAGSGKVPIPALPPAASSKKSRVVKTLAQKKEYKKEEDRARNRTRINVGTAFERWRTLRDLNGFKSDAELATFLLERGNISSPAATVTSVQALRDFINDRLSAAAGEIFTVFEQTIAQYEEEISRQRRLLEISYKPPIKLRRTESPQQHIGNQKTSSSLEGEQREPPHIKEEEEEEEIMAVTVTDGEMDNSLDSINGSRLETSNPAPDSRAPTATRLYG; encoded by the exons ATGGCGGACAGCGGCCATCCAGCGGGCAGCGGCAAGGTGCCAATTCCCGCTTTACCCCCGGCAGCTTCCAGCAAGAAGTCACGGGTCGTAAAAACGCTAGCCCAAAAGAAAGAATACAAGAAGGAGGAGGACCGCGCACGAAACAGAACAAGAATAAATGTCGGCACTGCGTTCGAGAGGTGGAGGACCCTTCGGGATCTGAATGGCTTCAAATCCGATGCAGAACTCGCCACATTTCTGTTGGAAAG gggaaatatttcatctcctgcagcgACGGTGACTTCAGTCCAGGCCTTGAGAGACTTTATCAACGACAGACTATCTGCTGccgctggagaaatattcaccgtgtttgaaCAAACCATCGCccagtacgaggaggagatttcTCGTCAGCGCAGATTGTTGGAAATCAGCTACAAACCTCCAATCAAATTGCGAAGAACAG agAGTCCGCAGCAACACATTGGTAACCAGAAGACGAGCTCCAGTCTGGAGGGGGAGCAACGCGAacctccacacattaaagaggaggaggaagaggaggagatcatGGCAGTGACCGTGACTGATGGTGAAATGGACAATTCCCTTGACTCT ATTAACGGAAGTCGACTCGAAACCTCAAACCCAGCTCCAGACAGCAG AGCTCCCACAGCAACGCGACTGTACGGATGA
- the LOC115402807 gene encoding cilia- and flagella-associated protein 251-like isoform X1, which translates to MADSGHPAGSGKVPIPALPPAASSKKSRVVKTLAQKKEYKKEEDRARNRTRINVGTAFERWRTLRDLNGFKSDAELATFLLERGNISSPAATVTSVQALRDFINDRLSAAAGEIFTVFEQTIAQYEEEISRQRRLLEISYKPPIKLRRTESPQQHIGNQKTSSSLEGEQREPPHIKEEEEEEEIMAVTVTDGEMDNSLDSVRDLTTQRLTAAAVEIFTMFEQSIFNCEKGIHCHCRLTEVDSKPQTQLQTAELPQQRDCTDEQRFKPRTKYCREQDEPEPPQIKEEEEEPELLQCKEEQEEPEPPQIKEEEEESELLQCKEEQEEPEPPQIGEQEEFGSSQDGEQLIKKFKRDSFREPSNEEDQRYLSESEELLDSEQLFSDDSEVHDVNEHVESESATNAELKTVSMFHRDRVEKFPV; encoded by the exons ATGGCGGACAGCGGCCATCCAGCGGGCAGCGGCAAGGTGCCAATTCCCGCTTTACCCCCGGCAGCTTCCAGCAAGAAGTCACGGGTCGTAAAAACGCTAGCCCAAAAGAAAGAATACAAGAAGGAGGAGGACCGCGCACGAAACAGAACAAGAATAAATGTCGGCACTGCGTTCGAGAGGTGGAGGACCCTTCGGGATCTGAATGGCTTCAAATCCGATGCAGAACTCGCCACATTTCTGTTGGAAAG gggaaatatttcatctcctgcagcgACGGTGACTTCAGTCCAGGCCTTGAGAGACTTTATCAACGACAGACTATCTGCTGccgctggagaaatattcaccgtgtttgaaCAAACCATCGCccagtacgaggaggagatttcTCGTCAGCGCAGATTGTTGGAAATCAGCTACAAACCTCCAATCAAATTGCGAAGAACAG agAGTCCGCAGCAACACATTGGTAACCAGAAGACGAGCTCCAGTCTGGAGGGGGAGCAACGCGAacctccacacattaaagaggaggaggaagaggaggagatcatGGCAGTGACCGTGACTGATGGTGAAATGGACAATTCCCTTGACTCTGTGAGAGACCTGACCACCCagcgactcactgctgctgctgtggaaatattcACCATGTTTGAACAAAGTATCTTCAACTGCGAGAAGGGAATTCATTGTCATTGCAGATTAACGGAAGTCGACTCGAAACCTCAAACCCAGCTCCAGACAGCAG AGCTCCCACAGCAACGCGACTGTACGGATGAGCAGCGTTTTAAACCAAGAACAAAATACTGCCGAGAACAGGacgaaccagaacctccacagatcaaagaggaagaagaagaaccagaactgcTGCAGtgtaaagaggagcaggaggaaccagaacctccacagatcaaagaggaagaagaagaatcagaaCTGCTGCAGTGTaaagaggaacaggaggaaccagaacctccacagatcggGGAGCAGGAGGAATTTGGTAGCAGCCAAGATGGAGAGCAGCTGATCAAGAAGTTTAAAAGGGATTCCTTCAGGGAACCTTCTAATGAGGAGGATCAACGTTACCTGAGTGAATCAGAAGAACTTCTGGACTCTGAGCAGCTCTTCTCTgatgactctgaagtccacgatGTGAATGAACATGTTGAATCAGAATCAGCTACAaatgcagagctgaaaacagTCAGTATGTTTCATCGTGACCGTGTGGAAAAGTTTCCAGTTTGA
- the LOC115402810 gene encoding zinc finger protein 12-like, with translation MTSIEALREFINERLSAAAGEIFSVFEQTIVEYEEEICRQNKLLEMLKPQIKLRRTELPQHHGCREDQRFEQETNYCLDHGGREPSQNKEEQEGPGLPKFKEEQEEPEPPQIKVEEEEPGLLQCKEEQEEPEPPQIGEQEGFGSSQDGEQLIEKFESDSFREPSNEEDQRYLSESEELLDSEQLFSDDSEVHDVNEHVESESATNAELKTVSMFHRDRVEQFLVSEQLAGQEEMLCDETVCKKCKLSQNSGSVSGNKTVICLTCGKSFNQQGHLTDHMRTHTGEKPYSCETCGKHFSRQGNLYRHMNTHTGEKSYCCETCEKCFSDPSSLSRHRKTHR, from the exons atgacttcaattgaggctttgagagagtttatcaacgAGCGActatctgctgctgctggagaaatattcagcGTGTTTGAGCAAACCATCGTCgagtacgaggaggagatttgTCGCCAGAACAAACTGCTGGAAATGTTGAAACCGCAAATCAAGTTACGGAGAACCG AGCTCCCACAGCACCATGGCTGCAGGGAGGATCAGCGCtttgaacaggaaacaaactactgtctGGATCACGGAGGAAGAGAACCGTCCCAGaacaaagaggaacaagaaggaCCAGGCCTTCCAAAAtttaaagaggagcaggaggaaccagaacctccacagatcaaagtggaagaagaagaaccaggactccTACAGtgtaaagaggagcaggaggaaccagaacctccacagatcggGGAGCAGGAGGGATTTGGTAGCAGCCAAGACGGAGAGCAGCTGATCGAgaagtttgaaagtgattcCTTCAGGGAACCTTCTAATGAGGAGGATCAACGTTACCTGAGTGAATCAGAAGAACTTCTGGACTCTGAGCAGCTCTTCTCTgatgactctgaagtccacgatGTGAATGAACATGTTGAATCAGAATCAGCTACAaatgcagagctgaaaacagTCAGTATGTTTCATCGTGACCGTGTGGAACAGTTTCTGGTTTCAGAGCAGCTGGCTGGACAAGAGGAGATGCTTTGTGATGAAACTGTctgtaaaaaatgtaaattgagtCAGAACTCAGGATCGGTCTCTGGTAATAAGACGGTTATTTGTTTAAcctgtggcaaaagtttcaatCAACAGGGTCATTTGACagaccacatgagaactcacactggtgagaagccgtattcttgtgaaacgtgtgggaaACATTTCAGTCGGCAGGGCAATTTGTATCGCCACATGAatactcacacaggtgagaagtcgtattgttgtgaaacatgtgagaaaTGTTTCAGTGATCCCAGTTCATTGAGTCGCCACAGGAAAACTCACAGATGA